DNA from Acipenser ruthenus chromosome 23, fAciRut3.2 maternal haplotype, whole genome shotgun sequence:
gattgagacacaattaaaaaacaaaccaaaaaaacaacccaacaattttgatattttatttaaccctCATGCAATCAAAGAAGTTATAAAATGACGCCTCTCTGTCTCTCGGAGAGGGGGGCGAGTGATGGATGATTAGGGTGctgactctctctgtctctctcgagGAGAGGGTGGTTCCCCGGAGAGCCTGTGTCGGATAGAGCGGATCCTTCACACCCGGATCGAGTTCAGGGAGCTGGACCTGCTGGACCGGGCCGGGCTCGACGCCATCTTcaaggaggtgagagagagagagagggagctctgtgtgtctgcctgtctgtctgtctgtctgtccgtctgtccgtctgtcAGCTTCTCTGCCCGTCTGCCTGCCAGTCTTTGTCTGTCTGAAGTCCATGTCAGTGTGTCTTGATGGCCTTAGCATTTCTGTACCTGGCTgtgtctgtctctcccctctctcactctccctctctctccccctctctctctcagcaccaGTTCTCAGCAGTCATGCACTTTGCTGGTTTGAAGGCTGTGGGAGAGTCAGTCCAGAAGCCTCTGAAATACTACCGGGTCAACCTGACTGGAACCATCAACCTGCTGGAGGTCAGTCTGGGGTTCCCCGGGTTATCTAAGGGTTATCTAGCTCTGCATTACATACACTTGCATTGCTCCTGCGTACTGTGCTCGCTGCGTGTTGACTGCGTGTCGTCCCGTGTCCCGCAGGCCATGCATGCTCACGGCGTGCTCAACATCGTGTTCAGCAGCTCCGCCACGGTGTACGGAGACCCCCAGCGCCTGCCCATCGACGAAGACCACCCTGCGGGGGGCTGCACCAACCCCTACGGGAAAACCAAGTACTTCATCGAGGAGATGATACAGGACCAGTGCAGGGCAGAGAAGGTgacgagagagaggggggggacaGTGGAGAGAGACGGGGGAGTGGAGTCTGGAGAAAGGGGAGAGTGGAGATGGGGGAGTGGAGtctggagagaggggagaggggagaggggagtctgtagagaggagagaggagaggggagatgggagaggggagatgggggatgggggatgggggagtgGAGTCTGGAGAGAGGAGATGGGGAGAGTGGAGtctggagaggggagaggggagatgggATATGGGGGATGGGGGAGTGGAGTCTGGAGAGAGGAGATGGGGGAGTGGAGTCTGGAGAGAGGAGATGGGGAGAGTGGAGTCTGGAGAGGGGATGGGGAGAGTGGAGtctggagagaggggagatggtaGAGTGGAGAGATGGCGGAGTGGAGTGTGGAGAGATGGGAGATGGTAgagtggagagaggggagatgggagAGTGGAGtctggagagaggggagatggaggagtggagagaggggagatggtgGAGTGGAGAGATGGGAGATGGTGGAGTGGAGAGATGGGGGAGTGGAGTGTGGAGAGATGGGAGATGGTGGAGTGGAGAGATGGGAGATGGGGGAGTGGAGAGATGGGGGAGTGGAGtgtggagagaggggagatgggggagtggagagaggggagatgggagAGTGGAGtctggagagaggggagatgggagAGTGGAGTTTGGAGAGATGGGAGATGGTGGAGTGGAGTGTGGAGAGATGGGAGATGGGGGAGTGGAGtgtggagagaggggagatgggggagtggagagaggggagatgggagAGTGGAGtctggagagaggggagatgggagAGTGGAGTCTGGAGAGATGGGAGATGGTGGAGTGGAGAGATGGGAGATGGGGgagtggagagaggggagatgggagAGTCTGTCGTGTTTGCTCAGTGCTGTGTTTCTCCTCCAGGGCTGGAACGCGGTCCTCCTGCGCTATTTCAACCCGATCGGAGCACACCAGTCCGGGCAGATCGGAGAGGACCCCCAGGGCATTCCCAACAACCTGCTGCCCTTCGTAGCACAGGTACCCagccagggagaggggaggggggcaacTCATAAGAGGAACAGCAAGAGTGATGAAGTAACCTcttccctttcctctctctcccgCAGGTGGCTATCGGACGCAGGAAGCACCTCAGTGTGTTTGGGAAGGACTACGGCACCCCCGATGGGACAGGTAGGGTTCTGCTAACCCTGCTAACGGCACAAGCCAACTCGTTTGTTCTGCGATGCATCTGACAGATCTTtacattgtgtgttttgttaagGAACGAGATTGATGACATacgtctctcccctctctctctctctctgcaggagtGAGGGATTATATCCATGTGGTCGACTTGGCGAAGGGCCACATCGCTGCTGTGAAGAAGCTGGAAGAAAAGTGTGGCTGCAAGGTAGTGGATGGACCAGACCAGAACGAGCACGCTTCTGTCTGCATTTGAAATGTTCTCAAATGctatgttacaaaaaaaatctaatactgtagGATGCTTTGTGCAAGCTGCTCTTACACCCTCTCAAGGTCGGAGTGGCCAGTAAGCCCACTGGTGGCAAAACCACTCTGACCTCTCGGGAGGTGGGGTGGGTAGTGGCTGGTATGGCACAGCACCCTTGACGATGCTctgtcctctcccctctccctcgctGCAGGTGTATAACCTGGGCACAGGCACTGGCTACTCGGTGCTGGAGATGGTGAAGGCCATGGAGAAGGCTTCAGGGAAGGaggtgagtctgtgtgtctccCTGTGTGTGCCTTGCTCGGCCGTGCTCTCcgcctctctgtgtttctgtgtgtctccctGTGTGTGCCTTGCTCGGCCGTGCTCTccatctctctgtgtttctgtgtgtct
Protein-coding regions in this window:
- the LOC117413354 gene encoding UDP-glucose 4-epimerase-like isoform X1, which encodes MAQKVLVTGGGGYIGSHCVVELIQAGYTPVVIDNFSNAIRGEGGSPESLCRIERILHTRIEFRELDLLDRAGLDAIFKEHQFSAVMHFAGLKAVGESVQKPLKYYRVNLTGTINLLEAMHAHGVLNIVFSSSATVYGDPQRLPIDEDHPAGGCTNPYGKTKYFIEEMIQDQCRAEKGWNAVLLRYFNPIGAHQSGQIGEDPQGIPNNLLPFVAQVAIGRRKHLSVFGKDYGTPDGTGVRDYIHVVDLAKGHIAAVKKLEEKCGCKVYNLGTGTGYSVLEMVKAMEKASGKEIPYQIAPRREGDIASCYADPSLAEKELGWRASFGLDKMCEDLWRWQSQNPTGFSKGAES
- the LOC117413354 gene encoding UDP-glucose 4-epimerase-like isoform X2 — protein: MAQKVLVTGGGGYIGSHCVVELIQAGYTPVVIDNFSNAIREGGSPESLCRIERILHTRIEFRELDLLDRAGLDAIFKEHQFSAVMHFAGLKAVGESVQKPLKYYRVNLTGTINLLEAMHAHGVLNIVFSSSATVYGDPQRLPIDEDHPAGGCTNPYGKTKYFIEEMIQDQCRAEKGWNAVLLRYFNPIGAHQSGQIGEDPQGIPNNLLPFVAQVAIGRRKHLSVFGKDYGTPDGTGVRDYIHVVDLAKGHIAAVKKLEEKCGCKVYNLGTGTGYSVLEMVKAMEKASGKEIPYQIAPRREGDIASCYADPSLAEKELGWRASFGLDKMCEDLWRWQSQNPTGFSKGAES